The Anabaena sp. PCC 7108 region TCAGGCTAATCTCCGGGGTGCTAATTTGTGTGGTGCTAATCTCACTGGTGCTAAGGTGACTGAGGAACAACTAGCATTAGCTAAAACTAATTGGCTGACAGTACGCCCCAATGGAAAACGTGGCTTTTTATAGATCGCTATTCGGCACAATTGACAATCAAATGTGTCAAAGCATCAATCAAGCGATCGCTCTCCATCGGCATAATCTCCTTACCATGTAAAATTTGCTGAGTAATAGCAAAATGTGCTAAGGAACCAATCAAAATCCTCGCTGTTGCCTCTGGATCAGGTATTTTTAGTTCTGGATGTGATGCTAGATATTTAGTGATGGTCTCAATTGCTGGTTTAGCAATGCAACGCACAAAAACTTGAGCTAGTTCTGGAAAACGCACCGACTCACCAATTAGCACTCGCTCAAAAGCTAAATATTCTGGATCTGTTGTCATCTGCTCTAAGGCTGTTTTAGCCAATCCCCTCAAAACTATGTAGGGTTCTCCCACTAGAAGATGTTGTCCAAAAATCGACTGAAACCTTTTTCTTGCTAATTGCTCTATCAGCGCACTAAAAAGTCCGACTTTATCTTGAAAGTGGCTGTAAACCGTTGCTTTAGAAACTCCGGCAGCTTCAGCTACCCGATCCATACTAGTCGCTGCATAGCCATTTCTTAAAAACTCCTGCATCGCTCCTTGGAGAATCTTTTCGACTTTATCTGAATTTGATCGCTGTATCTCCCCAATTTTTGGGCGTGCCATTTTGTTAATATCCTTTTTGTCAACGATTCTTTATAAAGAAGAGGACTACACAGTTGACTAATCTAGTCCGTTTAGTTTACATTTTAAGACTAAACGGTTTAGTTTAAATGTGACTTCAAACTTTTAATCTTTCCATCCAGGCCGGTTCTTAGAGTTGTAAATGACAGTATAACGGGCGGAAAACTGCCAGAGTGTTAAAAATCTACAGTTGAATTTGCTCATACTGTTTTCCTCCACATTTACATTTTCAACGAATTTTGAATCGCTTCAAAGGTATGCTGTTGTGCAAAACCCCAAGCTACAAGGTTCATTATCTTCTCAGTCTATTATTTGGTTACTGATTACAATACCTACAATTGCATCACTAACTGTAATCAGCATTAGTATTTTCACTGTACTAAGACTGCGGGAAACAGCCGAAAAAGCAATAACACCCGTGGTGATCATGCCGGAACTAAAAACAGTTACAGCCTTAGGAAGAATTGAACCACAAGGAAAAGTCATTAAACTGTCTGCTGCTGTATCTAGTGAAGGAAGTCGGGTAGAAAAGTTACTAGTACAGGAGGGAGATAGAGTAAAAGCAGGCCAAGTGATAGCCATTTTAGACAGTCAAAATCGCTTGCAAGCAGCATTGCAAGAAGCCCAAGAAGAAGTAAAAGTCACAAAAGCTAACTTAGCTCGCATTCAAGCAGGTGCAAAACATGGGGAAATTGACACCCAAAAAGCCACAATTGCCCGCTTGGAAGCAGAACGTCAAGGTGATATTGACACCCAAAAAGCCACAATTGCCCGCTTAGAAGCAGAATTAATTAATAGTCAAGCAGAAGACAAACGTTATCAGCAACTGTATACAGAAGGGGCAATTTCTGCTTCCCAACGGGACAGTAAACGTTTAACCCTAAAAACTGCTCAAAAAAGTTTGCAAGCCGCACAAGCTTCTTTAAAGCGTATCCAGTTAACTGGACAGCAGCGACTTAAAGAAGCCACAGCAACTCTAGATCAAATTTCCGAAGTCCGTCCGGTGGATTTGGTAGCAGCTAAAGCCGAAATTAGTCGTGCTGAAGCTACGGTAAAAAAAGCAACCACTAATCTCCAACAAGCTTACGTTCAATCACCCCAAAATGGCCGAGTATTTGAAATCCATACCCGTCCAGGAGAATTAATCTCAAATGAGGGAATTGTCGATATTGGACAAACTAATCAAATGTATGCAGTTGCCGAAGTCTACGAAAGCGATATTAGCAAAGTACATTTAGGGCAACAAGTGCGGGTATTTGGTGATGTTTTACCAGTGGAATTACAGGGAACAGTTCAGCGGATAGGCTTACAAGTGCAGCGGCAAAATGCGATTAATACTGATCCCTCTACCAATATTGATAACAGAATTGTCAAAGTCCATATTCAACTAGATCCAGTTTCCAGTCAGAAAGCAGCCAACTTAACCAATATGCAAGTTAAAGTAGTCATTGAAATTTAATCAGTGATTAGTGAATGGGATTGAAACAGGAAAACGGTAAGAATCACACGAGTAAATATGGCTACGCAACGCAAGCTGTCACAAATCAAACATATAATTGGCATACTCCGACAACTGCGACGAAGGACACCTTTGGGATGGTTCCAACTAAGTCATGAAAAAAGTCGCTTGCTGGTAGCATTATCGGGTATTGCTTTTGCTGATGTGTTGATGTTTATGCAGCTAGGCTTTCAAACGGCACTATATGACAGCAATACTAGACTGCATCGTAGTTTACAAGCAGATATTATTTTAATTAGTCCCCAAACTCGTAACCTGCAAAGTATGTCTACCTTTTCTCGAAGGCGACTATACCAAGCAATGGATATACCAGGTGTTGAATCAGCAGAAGCAATATATTTCAATGTCATCACCTGGAAGAATCCCCAAACTCGTAGAGAGACAACCGTGTTAGCAATTGGCTTTAATCCTAATCAGCCAGCTTTTGATTTACCGGAAGTTAATCAACAATTACAGGCTATTAAACTACCAGATACAGTCCTATTTGACCGAGGTGCAA contains the following coding sequences:
- a CDS encoding TetR/AcrR family transcriptional regulator; translated protein: MARPKIGEIQRSNSDKVEKILQGAMQEFLRNGYAATSMDRVAEAAGVSKATVYSHFQDKVGLFSALIEQLARKRFQSIFGQHLLVGEPYIVLRGLAKTALEQMTTDPEYLAFERVLIGESVRFPELAQVFVRCIAKPAIETITKYLASHPELKIPDPEATARILIGSLAHFAITQQILHGKEIMPMESDRLIDALTHLIVNCAE
- a CDS encoding ABC exporter membrane fusion protein, translated to MQNPKLQGSLSSQSIIWLLITIPTIASLTVISISIFTVLRLRETAEKAITPVVIMPELKTVTALGRIEPQGKVIKLSAAVSSEGSRVEKLLVQEGDRVKAGQVIAILDSQNRLQAALQEAQEEVKVTKANLARIQAGAKHGEIDTQKATIARLEAERQGDIDTQKATIARLEAELINSQAEDKRYQQLYTEGAISASQRDSKRLTLKTAQKSLQAAQASLKRIQLTGQQRLKEATATLDQISEVRPVDLVAAKAEISRAEATVKKATTNLQQAYVQSPQNGRVFEIHTRPGELISNEGIVDIGQTNQMYAVAEVYESDISKVHLGQQVRVFGDVLPVELQGTVQRIGLQVQRQNAINTDPSTNIDNRIVKVHIQLDPVSSQKAANLTNMQVKVVIEI